From a region of the Spelaeicoccus albus genome:
- a CDS encoding glycoside hydrolase family 15 protein — MGTSLSEQFPPHVLREYALIADGERGALLGPRGDIAWMCVPRWHDDAVFSTLLGGGGVYSVSPEDPRTVWGGQYEPGSLIWRGRWITTDSIIECRNALAMPADPRCAILLRRVYAALGEARVRIHLDVHACFGRNDMTDVKYDSGVWTATSGPLHLRITGLDDAVLTDDGFLEAVVAIEEGDHRDLTLEIGDYAPVEAPVDPQFMWDATEHAWADAVPDLTDTLTPADARQAYAVLHGMTSATGGMVAAATTSLPERAKGSGNYDYRYVWIRDQCIVGQAIAACGAYPLLGDAVRFVSARLLSDGDRLAPAYTVTGGPVPDERHIGLPGYPGGSDKVGNGASDQFQLGVFGEALLLFAAAAGRDMLDADGWRAVDVCIEAVNRHWTEPDSGIWELGSARWAHSRLNCAAGLRAIAAYADAGKGAGLHARADEIVANVGADCLHPEGRWQRSPDDPRVDASLLLPILRGALNADDPRSVATVEAIRRDLGRDGYIYRFSQDARDLADAEGAFLMCGFDMAMVLNQIGKGDEALRHFDRNRDACGSPGLFTEEYDIGQRQLRGNLPQAFVHGALLEAAKRLA; from the coding sequence ATGGGCACTTCTCTCAGCGAACAATTCCCGCCGCACGTCCTGCGTGAATACGCGCTCATTGCCGACGGCGAGCGCGGCGCTTTGCTCGGGCCACGTGGAGACATCGCGTGGATGTGCGTGCCGCGGTGGCACGACGATGCCGTCTTCTCGACGTTATTGGGCGGCGGAGGCGTATATTCGGTCTCCCCCGAGGATCCTCGCACGGTTTGGGGCGGCCAGTACGAGCCCGGCAGCCTGATATGGCGCGGCAGGTGGATCACCACCGACAGCATCATCGAGTGCCGCAATGCTCTTGCCATGCCCGCCGATCCCCGGTGCGCGATCTTGTTGCGCCGGGTCTACGCAGCGCTCGGCGAGGCACGCGTGCGCATCCACCTGGATGTCCACGCATGCTTTGGCCGCAACGACATGACCGACGTGAAGTATGACTCGGGGGTCTGGACAGCGACCTCGGGGCCGCTTCACCTACGCATCACCGGTCTGGACGATGCAGTCCTCACCGACGACGGGTTTCTCGAGGCGGTTGTCGCTATCGAGGAAGGCGATCATCGCGATCTGACCCTTGAAATCGGCGACTACGCGCCGGTCGAGGCGCCGGTGGACCCGCAGTTCATGTGGGATGCGACGGAACATGCCTGGGCGGACGCCGTCCCGGACCTGACCGACACGCTCACTCCCGCCGATGCCCGGCAGGCGTACGCCGTCTTGCACGGGATGACAAGCGCCACGGGCGGAATGGTGGCGGCCGCCACCACTTCCCTGCCGGAGCGGGCAAAGGGCAGCGGCAATTACGATTACCGCTACGTGTGGATTCGTGACCAGTGCATTGTCGGTCAAGCGATTGCCGCATGCGGCGCGTACCCGTTGCTGGGCGATGCGGTGCGGTTCGTGTCCGCGCGGTTGCTGAGCGACGGCGACCGCCTGGCGCCCGCTTATACAGTCACCGGCGGCCCGGTGCCCGATGAACGGCATATCGGATTGCCCGGATATCCCGGCGGGTCGGACAAAGTTGGCAATGGTGCCAGCGACCAATTTCAGCTGGGCGTGTTCGGCGAAGCACTATTGCTGTTTGCCGCGGCCGCGGGCCGCGACATGCTTGATGCGGACGGCTGGCGCGCCGTGGACGTGTGCATCGAGGCCGTCAATCGGCACTGGACCGAGCCCGACTCCGGGATCTGGGAACTCGGGAGCGCGCGGTGGGCGCACTCTCGGCTCAACTGCGCGGCAGGACTCAGGGCCATCGCTGCGTACGCCGATGCCGGGAAGGGCGCCGGCTTGCACGCTCGCGCCGATGAAATCGTGGCAAACGTCGGGGCCGACTGCCTGCACCCCGAGGGAAGATGGCAACGCTCCCCCGACGACCCACGCGTTGACGCCTCATTGCTGCTGCCGATTCTCCGCGGTGCGCTCAACGCCGACGACCCGCGTTCGGTTGCCACCGTCGAGGCGATACGCCGCGACCTCGGCCGCGATGGGTACATTTATCGTTTCAGCCAGGACGCCCGCGACCTCGCCGACGCCGAGGGAGCATTTCTCATGTGCGGATTCGACATGGCGATGGTGTTGAACCAAATCGGGAAGGGCGACGAGGCGCTGCGCCACTTCGATCGCAACCGCGACGCGTGCGGATCTCCGGGTCTTTTCACCGAGGAGTACGACATCGGCCAACGTCAGCTCCGCGGCAACCTCCCCCAGGCTTTCGTACACGGCGCGCTTCTCGAGGCGGCGAAGCGGCTCGCGTAG
- a CDS encoding enolase C-terminal domain-like protein, with protein METPTIDNLTARAYTVPTDVPEADGTLSWNSTTLVLVQAYSGDTVGTGWTYGPPACASIVSGLLSDVVRESNAFDVGGCFDAMVKQVRNAGRQGAVGYAISAVDVALWDLKARLLDLPLHRLLGAVRDDVPVYGSGGFTTYTDAQQEQQLNRWVHDQHLPRVKIKIGEDWGNEPGRDLSRMRDARRLVGDDVELFVDANGAYSRKQAVRVLKAAEDVDVHWIEEPVSSDDLEGLRQIRMMTAADVAAGEYGFDVFYFRRMCAAGAVDCLQIDASRCGGITNWLKSAAVAEAFGLEVSGHCSPHLHVHAAAATSNFRHLEWFHDHVRIEEKFFDGTLDPTGGAVRPDPVAPGNGIRVKTNDIERWRVL; from the coding sequence ATGGAAACCCCGACGATCGACAATCTCACGGCACGGGCGTACACCGTGCCGACCGACGTGCCGGAGGCCGACGGCACGTTGTCATGGAACTCGACAACTCTCGTCTTGGTGCAGGCGTATTCGGGCGACACCGTGGGGACCGGATGGACTTATGGCCCGCCCGCGTGCGCGTCCATCGTCTCGGGCCTCTTGAGCGACGTCGTACGCGAGTCGAACGCGTTCGACGTCGGCGGTTGTTTCGATGCGATGGTGAAACAAGTACGTAACGCCGGGCGACAGGGCGCAGTCGGGTACGCCATCTCAGCGGTCGACGTCGCGCTCTGGGATTTGAAAGCGCGCCTACTCGATTTGCCGCTCCATCGCTTGCTCGGCGCAGTGCGCGACGACGTGCCCGTTTACGGCAGCGGCGGATTCACCACCTACACGGACGCGCAACAAGAACAGCAACTCAATCGATGGGTACACGACCAGCATTTGCCCCGCGTGAAGATCAAGATCGGCGAAGATTGGGGGAATGAGCCCGGACGCGATTTGTCTCGCATGCGAGACGCTCGCCGGCTCGTTGGCGATGACGTCGAACTGTTCGTCGACGCCAACGGCGCCTATTCGCGCAAACAAGCGGTTCGGGTGCTGAAGGCAGCCGAAGACGTCGACGTGCATTGGATCGAGGAGCCGGTGTCGTCGGACGACCTCGAAGGATTGCGGCAGATCCGCATGATGACAGCGGCCGACGTCGCCGCCGGAGAGTACGGCTTCGACGTTTTCTACTTTCGCCGGATGTGCGCCGCCGGCGCCGTCGATTGTCTTCAAATCGACGCGTCACGCTGTGGCGGTATCACGAACTGGTTGAAATCGGCCGCCGTGGCGGAAGCTTTCGGCCTGGAAGTATCCGGGCATTGCAGTCCGCACTTGCACGTCCACGCGGCCGCGGCCACGTCGAATTTTCGTCATCTGGAGTGGTTTCACGACCACGTCCGCATCGAAGAAAAGTTCTTCGACGGCACATTGGACCCTACCGGCGGCGCCGTTCGTCCCGATCCGGTCGCCCCCGGAAACGGAATCCGCGTCAAGACCAACGACATCGAGCGGTGGCGAGTCCTTTGA
- a CDS encoding ArsR/SmtB family transcription factor translates to MSMLSDPVSNSPFESDEVESDVEPIEFFGLSHESLTDPLYNALVNPCRRAILTLLCKQRDSTLEELAAELPSPGVSLSEHIKVLVDAGTVAASTVGDEIVYTVNLDTLTEIAEHLNAMRDTASASR, encoded by the coding sequence ATGTCGATGCTATCCGATCCGGTTTCCAACTCTCCGTTTGAATCCGACGAGGTCGAATCCGACGTCGAGCCGATCGAATTCTTCGGTTTGAGCCACGAATCATTGACGGATCCTTTGTACAACGCCTTGGTGAACCCGTGCCGCCGCGCAATCCTGACATTGTTGTGCAAGCAACGAGACTCCACGCTGGAGGAGTTGGCGGCGGAATTGCCGTCACCCGGTGTCAGCTTGTCTGAACACATCAAGGTGCTCGTCGATGCCGGCACCGTTGCAGCATCAACGGTCGGCGACGAAATCGTCTATACCGTCAACCTCGATACGCTTACGGAAATTGCCGAGCATTTGAACGCGATGCGCGATACGGCAAGCGCATCACGTTAG
- a CDS encoding MFS transporter, protein MSRDVELGTITTKVPARLDRLPWSHFHWLVVVGLGSVWILDGLEVTMVGSVAARLTENGSGISMSPGQIGTAAGIYVLGACLGALFFGQLTDRFGRKKLFMITLTVYLVATVATGFSFSPWYFFIARFVTGAGIGGEYAAVNSAIDELIPARLRGRIDLIINGTYWLGAAGGAASALFFLNTDIFSKDLGWRLAFALGAVLAIFVFVVRKNVPESPRWLFIHGREEEAEKIVDDIESGVHDETGQQLSEPDKSLTVRQRTSISFVEIAKVAFKTYPKRAILCFALFVGQAFLYNGITFNLGTLFHGYFGIASAIVPIFIIVWSLSNFVGPVVLGRLFDTIGRKPMIAISYIGSAVIAAVLALVFVSHAGNEWVFLVILAACFFLASSGASAAYLTVSEIFPMETRALAIAFFYAIGTAAGGITGPLLFGQMIGSGDRGLVAVAFYIGAAVMAAGGICELFFGVKAEGADLEDIAQPLTAGDAGGRSHDETPTDESAGSETPRRREGSMTGVRRYRPGPGESGLYAPWASVSSRSGDGDTLEQEVLALSRVLGESGPMGSRELYRQVGARYWGPGRYRNALRRGLDDGVIRRGRRGRYESGSK, encoded by the coding sequence ATGAGCCGCGACGTTGAACTCGGCACTATCACCACTAAAGTCCCTGCACGGCTCGACCGGCTTCCGTGGTCGCATTTCCACTGGCTGGTTGTCGTCGGCCTCGGTAGCGTGTGGATCCTCGACGGCCTGGAAGTCACGATGGTCGGCAGCGTTGCCGCCCGCCTGACCGAAAACGGCAGCGGCATCTCGATGTCGCCCGGACAAATCGGAACGGCAGCCGGCATTTACGTGCTCGGCGCTTGTCTCGGTGCCTTGTTCTTCGGCCAGCTGACAGACCGGTTCGGCCGGAAGAAACTGTTCATGATCACGTTGACCGTTTACCTGGTGGCGACGGTGGCCACCGGGTTTTCGTTCTCTCCCTGGTATTTCTTCATAGCCCGGTTCGTCACCGGTGCGGGGATCGGCGGAGAATACGCCGCGGTGAATTCGGCGATTGATGAACTGATCCCGGCACGTCTTCGCGGGCGGATCGACTTGATCATCAACGGCACATACTGGCTCGGTGCGGCGGGCGGAGCGGCGAGCGCTCTGTTCTTTCTCAATACCGACATTTTCTCCAAAGATCTCGGCTGGCGTTTGGCCTTTGCGCTGGGCGCCGTGCTGGCGATTTTCGTGTTTGTGGTGCGTAAGAACGTGCCGGAGAGCCCGAGGTGGCTATTCATCCACGGAAGGGAAGAAGAAGCCGAGAAAATTGTCGATGACATCGAGTCGGGAGTTCACGACGAGACCGGGCAGCAGTTGTCCGAGCCCGACAAATCGTTGACGGTTCGTCAACGCACGTCCATCTCGTTCGTTGAAATCGCCAAGGTGGCCTTCAAGACGTATCCGAAGCGCGCGATACTGTGCTTTGCGCTTTTCGTCGGGCAAGCGTTTCTCTACAACGGCATCACCTTCAACCTGGGCACGTTGTTTCACGGGTACTTCGGTATCGCGTCGGCAATAGTCCCGATCTTCATCATCGTCTGGTCGCTGAGCAATTTCGTCGGACCAGTGGTTCTTGGCCGCCTATTCGACACAATTGGGCGCAAGCCGATGATCGCGATCAGCTATATCGGTTCGGCCGTGATCGCGGCGGTCCTTGCTCTAGTGTTCGTTTCCCATGCCGGAAACGAATGGGTATTTCTGGTGATCCTTGCCGCGTGCTTCTTCCTTGCGTCGTCCGGTGCGAGTGCGGCGTACCTGACGGTCAGCGAAATCTTTCCCATGGAGACGCGAGCTTTGGCGATCGCGTTCTTTTATGCAATCGGCACGGCAGCAGGCGGAATCACCGGGCCGTTACTGTTCGGCCAGATGATTGGTTCCGGTGACCGCGGTCTCGTTGCAGTAGCGTTCTATATCGGTGCGGCCGTGATGGCAGCCGGCGGTATTTGCGAACTCTTCTTCGGCGTCAAGGCCGAAGGAGCCGACCTCGAAGACATTGCGCAACCGCTGACGGCCGGTGACGCCGGCGGTCGGTCTCATGACGAGACGCCGACCGATGAAAGCGCCGGCTCGGAAACGCCGCGGCGCCGCGAAGGATCGATGACCGGCGTCCGGCGTTACCGCCCGGGCCCCGGAGAGTCCGGTCTCTATGCGCCGTGGGCCTCGGTGTCCTCGCGGAGCGGCGACGGTGACACGCTCGAGCAAGAAGTTCTCGCTCTGTCACGTGTCCTCGGCGAGTCCGGGCCAATGGGAAGCCGTGAACTCTATCGACAAGTCGGAGCCCGGTACTGGGGCCCGGGCCGTTACCGCAATGCGTTACGGCGTGGACTCGACGACGGGGTGATTCGCCGTGGCCGCCGCGGCCGATACGAATCAGGCTCGAAGTAG
- a CDS encoding DUF1660 family phage protein has product MIACRVFGHRVGFRAAGATVQWSCRRCGQAAGSKTYGTEAEAQRYARAFDRSDSDDSGRRAPLLGMFPLRIWRLFRRR; this is encoded by the coding sequence ATGATCGCTTGTCGCGTATTCGGCCACCGTGTGGGCTTTCGGGCCGCCGGCGCGACTGTGCAATGGTCATGCCGGCGGTGCGGTCAAGCGGCCGGATCGAAAACCTACGGCACCGAAGCCGAGGCGCAGCGATATGCTCGCGCATTCGATCGGAGCGACTCCGATGATAGTGGCCGTCGGGCCCCGCTACTGGGAATGTTCCCGTTGCGGATCTGGCGTCTCTTCCGACGCCGATAG
- a CDS encoding FUSC family protein → MPATTSFGRTVAPRLRIRVSSALSTVRTPEFLTDALQIAKSVAAAILAWWLAAEVLDLPQAFLAPWTALLTVHATVYRTLTRGLQSIVASGLGVVISFVAVQLFGVTITALAVALVVGLALSRVGVLKDEGVAVATTALFILASGYDHQTALFGDRLVEVAIGIVVGLVVNTVVLPPLRERSASNQVDAINRNMGVLMRDMVDELSSTWDAQRSDEWIDRTRSMDREVQAAWQAVGFAHESSRFNPRRWLIRRKALPPAYSDVLPRLEEGVAQLRQLARIIRESTYAESEWDEEFRTSWLEIVRETGMKIADPDADVASLRAEVHELAAQLSEKELPSLHWPTYGALLTATLQIVDIVDDVASTRPVR, encoded by the coding sequence ATGCCTGCCACGACTTCCTTTGGACGCACAGTAGCACCGCGTCTGAGAATTCGGGTTTCCTCGGCCCTTTCGACGGTCCGGACACCCGAATTCCTCACCGACGCCCTGCAAATCGCGAAATCCGTTGCTGCCGCAATCCTGGCCTGGTGGCTCGCGGCCGAAGTCCTCGACCTGCCGCAAGCCTTTCTCGCGCCGTGGACTGCCCTGCTGACGGTTCACGCGACGGTCTATCGAACCCTCACCCGCGGACTACAGTCAATTGTCGCTTCCGGCCTTGGCGTGGTGATCTCGTTCGTCGCCGTCCAATTGTTCGGCGTGACCATCACGGCGCTCGCCGTCGCGCTCGTCGTCGGACTCGCCCTCTCCCGTGTCGGCGTGCTGAAAGACGAAGGCGTCGCGGTCGCCACGACGGCATTGTTCATTCTCGCTTCCGGATACGATCACCAAACCGCGCTTTTCGGCGATCGGCTGGTCGAGGTGGCGATAGGCATAGTCGTCGGCCTCGTCGTCAATACGGTTGTCTTGCCGCCGCTGCGCGAGCGCAGCGCAAGCAATCAAGTCGACGCGATCAATCGAAACATGGGAGTGCTGATGCGCGACATGGTCGATGAATTGTCATCGACCTGGGATGCGCAGCGCTCCGATGAATGGATAGACCGGACCAGGTCGATGGACCGGGAGGTCCAAGCCGCGTGGCAGGCCGTCGGATTTGCCCATGAAAGCAGCCGGTTCAATCCGCGTCGATGGCTCATTCGACGGAAAGCGTTGCCGCCGGCGTATTCCGACGTGTTGCCGCGGCTTGAAGAGGGCGTGGCTCAGCTACGCCAGTTGGCGCGTATTATCCGTGAATCCACGTATGCCGAAAGCGAATGGGATGAGGAATTCCGCACGTCGTGGCTCGAAATCGTCCGCGAGACCGGGATGAAAATCGCGGACCCGGATGCGGACGTGGCATCATTGCGTGCCGAGGTGCACGAGCTGGCGGCGCAGCTGTCGGAAAAGGAGCTGCCGTCGTTGCACTGGCCCACGTACGGCGCACTCTTGACGGCGACGTTGCAAATCGTCGACATCGTCGACGACGTTGCCTCGACGAGGCCGGTGCGTTAG
- a CDS encoding OBAP family protein, producing MNRKIGKRPSPVTAAGSPTGGWLSVLENGAKLLQNSSPLRGFDAYVVGFHCPKNEPDMQMEAHHYCRAVNDDLLQCVLFDGNTPEANLIGIEYIISGSLFAGLPADEQAYWHPHNFEVLSGQLAAPGLPEIVETSLMKLLMNSYGKTWHTWHTGRHDGEAGDQIPLGDPKLMWSFNRDGECDESLKKDRDRAMGIDTAANRDRRQRLVAGARPQRGVNAMKDQFDGTTAIPGVVDMSDDGHPPAGPRPTS from the coding sequence ATGAATAGGAAAATCGGCAAGCGACCGAGCCCGGTGACCGCCGCCGGCTCACCCACCGGCGGCTGGCTCTCCGTGCTCGAGAACGGCGCGAAGCTGCTGCAGAACTCGTCCCCGTTACGCGGCTTCGACGCGTACGTCGTCGGCTTCCACTGCCCGAAGAATGAGCCGGACATGCAGATGGAGGCGCACCACTATTGCCGCGCCGTGAACGATGACCTTTTGCAGTGCGTACTTTTCGACGGCAACACCCCGGAGGCCAACCTCATCGGCATCGAATACATCATTTCCGGCAGTCTCTTTGCGGGGTTACCCGCTGATGAGCAGGCCTATTGGCACCCGCACAATTTCGAAGTTCTCTCTGGACAACTCGCCGCTCCGGGACTTCCGGAAATCGTCGAAACGTCGCTGATGAAGCTATTGATGAATTCGTACGGCAAGACATGGCACACGTGGCACACCGGCCGGCACGACGGCGAAGCAGGCGATCAAATTCCACTTGGCGATCCGAAACTCATGTGGTCGTTCAACCGCGACGGAGAATGCGATGAATCGCTCAAGAAGGACCGCGATCGGGCCATGGGCATCGACACCGCCGCAAACCGCGACCGGCGGCAACGGCTCGTTGCAGGGGCCCGCCCGCAACGCGGCGTGAACGCCATGAAGGATCAGTTCGACGGCACCACGGCCATCCCCGGCGTCGTCGATATGTCGGACGACGGGCACCCGCCGGCTGGCCCGCGACCAACGAGCTAA
- a CDS encoding NAD(P)/FAD-dependent oxidoreductase: MNDAYDYVIVGGGMTADAAAKGIRENDGTGSIGIFGEDVDQPYTRPALSKKLWTDPQFTPDDNWLNTADETGADIALKTHVAQLDPTGRTITTDAGKRINYGRLLLAQGCTPNTLEHAPSDKVIYFRSFADYRRLREFSGRSLHIAVVGGGYIGIELAAALVQNDTQVTMIFPDQILGGSQFPDAVACRLHRTYDEHEVTLAAGRSVEDIAERGSHVELTLDSGETIDADAAVVGLGVTPNTDLAEHAGIVVEDGITVDARLMTSAPDIYAAGDIASYPDRILGRRRVEHVDNATQMGAAAGRIMSGSSERYDHTPYFYSNVFDIGYEAVGTLDAHMPIVDDWLGDDRCVAYYLGDDAVEGVLLWNVDERRDAARAALGRPRQAELRGLIS; the protein is encoded by the coding sequence ATGAACGACGCATACGACTACGTGATAGTCGGCGGCGGCATGACGGCCGATGCCGCCGCCAAAGGCATTCGAGAAAATGACGGCACGGGGAGCATCGGCATTTTCGGCGAGGACGTCGATCAGCCTTACACGCGGCCGGCACTGTCCAAGAAGCTCTGGACGGATCCGCAGTTCACGCCGGACGACAACTGGCTGAACACAGCAGACGAAACCGGAGCCGACATCGCGCTGAAAACCCACGTGGCGCAGCTCGACCCGACCGGCCGCACCATCACGACCGACGCCGGGAAACGCATCAATTACGGCCGCCTGCTGCTCGCGCAAGGGTGCACCCCCAACACGCTTGAGCATGCTCCCAGCGACAAGGTCATCTATTTCCGGTCGTTCGCCGACTACCGGAGACTGCGTGAGTTCTCGGGCCGGTCGCTGCACATCGCCGTCGTGGGCGGGGGATATATCGGCATCGAACTCGCCGCGGCGCTCGTGCAGAACGACACCCAAGTCACGATGATCTTTCCGGATCAGATCTTGGGAGGGTCGCAGTTCCCCGACGCAGTGGCATGCCGGCTGCACCGAACTTATGACGAGCACGAGGTGACGCTTGCGGCCGGCCGTTCGGTCGAAGACATCGCAGAACGCGGTAGCCATGTCGAGCTCACCTTGGACAGCGGCGAAACCATCGACGCGGATGCCGCAGTCGTCGGTCTCGGCGTGACGCCGAACACCGATCTGGCCGAACACGCCGGAATCGTCGTCGAGGACGGAATCACCGTCGACGCTCGGCTCATGACGTCGGCACCGGACATTTACGCCGCGGGCGACATCGCCTCGTATCCCGACCGGATCTTGGGCCGGCGCCGGGTCGAACACGTCGACAACGCCACGCAGATGGGGGCGGCCGCCGGCCGAATCATGAGCGGCAGTTCCGAACGCTACGACCACACGCCGTACTTCTACTCGAACGTCTTCGACATCGGTTACGAAGCGGTCGGCACCCTTGACGCGCACATGCCGATCGTCGACGACTGGCTCGGAGACGATCGGTGCGTTGCCTATTACCTCGGCGACGATGCCGTGGAGGGCGTGCTGTTGTGGAATGTCGACGAACGACGCGACGCAGCCCGCGCGGCACTCGGCCGGCCGCGGCAGGCCGAACTCCGCGGTCTGATCTCGTGA
- a CDS encoding SDR family NAD(P)-dependent oxidoreductase produces the protein MKLNISGRTALVTGAASGIGFEAAHQLIGEGVTVVMTDHNADDVTAARERLDSEHDKTGVVAADVTSLADLSRMHRYVSENFGPIDILVNSAGITGATGSFHEIDDADWVHAVEVNLHGPVRLTREFLPDLRSGGWGRIVYLASEDATQPYEDELPYCAAKAGVLAFAKGLSRTYAREGLLVNCVSPAFIETPMTDAMMRGRAEDLGVGFDEAIESFLAEERPFMSLGRRGQPAEVASVIVFLCSDAAGFVNGSNYRVDSGSVGSI, from the coding sequence ATGAAGCTGAACATTTCCGGCCGTACCGCTTTGGTCACGGGAGCCGCGTCCGGCATCGGATTCGAAGCCGCACACCAACTGATCGGTGAAGGCGTCACGGTCGTGATGACCGATCACAACGCCGACGACGTGACCGCGGCGCGTGAGCGCTTGGACAGCGAGCACGACAAGACGGGCGTCGTCGCCGCCGACGTGACGAGCCTGGCCGACTTGTCCCGGATGCACCGGTACGTCAGCGAAAACTTCGGGCCAATCGACATCTTGGTGAATTCGGCCGGCATCACGGGTGCGACGGGCAGCTTCCATGAAATCGACGACGCGGATTGGGTCCACGCAGTCGAGGTGAATTTGCACGGTCCGGTTCGGCTCACCCGGGAGTTCCTCCCCGACCTGCGAAGCGGCGGATGGGGGAGAATCGTCTACCTGGCCTCGGAAGACGCCACGCAGCCGTACGAGGACGAACTGCCGTACTGCGCGGCGAAGGCCGGTGTGCTTGCGTTCGCCAAGGGCCTGTCCCGGACCTACGCTCGCGAGGGCTTACTCGTCAATTGCGTCTCTCCGGCGTTCATCGAAACGCCCATGACCGACGCAATGATGCGCGGGCGCGCCGAGGATCTCGGCGTCGGATTCGATGAGGCGATCGAATCGTTTTTGGCCGAAGAGCGGCCATTCATGTCGTTGGGACGCCGCGGCCAGCCTGCCGAAGTCGCCTCGGTCATCGTGTTTCTTTGCTCGGACGCCGCGGGCTTCGTCAACGGTTCGAATTATCGAGTCGATTCCGGGTCCGTCGGCTCGATCTGA